The Deinococcus metalli genome includes a region encoding these proteins:
- a CDS encoding undecaprenyl-diphosphate phosphatase produces MTPELQAVILGVVEGLTEFLPVSSTGHLIVAESLIGYRDTGEVFTVVIQLGAILAVILYYWRQLIGQLTRLFQGSAPARTFWLNLIVASVPAALLGLLFEKAIKAALFSPLTVAISAILGGIILWWVDTRRHEATVELTEPDLDSVTIRQAALIGVAQAVAIIPGVSRSGASIVGGLLTGLNRVTATAFSFFLGIPILGGAGLYSLYKARHALGSIPGGSVTLVIGTGVAFVTALLSVTWLLRYVSTHDFRGFAVYRVIMGVVILALLAAGALK; encoded by the coding sequence ATGACTCCAGAACTCCAGGCGGTGATCCTCGGCGTGGTCGAGGGCCTCACCGAGTTCCTCCCCGTCTCCTCCACCGGTCACCTGATCGTCGCCGAGAGCCTGATCGGCTACCGCGATACCGGGGAGGTCTTCACCGTCGTTATCCAGCTCGGCGCGATCCTGGCCGTGATCCTCTACTACTGGCGGCAGCTGATCGGGCAGCTCACCCGCCTCTTCCAGGGCAGCGCGCCCGCCCGCACCTTCTGGCTGAACCTGATCGTGGCCTCGGTGCCGGCCGCCCTGCTGGGGCTGCTGTTCGAGAAGGCCATCAAGGCCGCCCTGTTCTCCCCACTGACCGTGGCGATCAGCGCCATCCTCGGTGGGATCATTCTGTGGTGGGTGGACACCCGGCGGCATGAGGCCACGGTCGAGCTGACCGAGCCCGACCTGGACAGCGTCACCATCCGGCAGGCAGCGCTGATCGGGGTGGCGCAGGCGGTCGCGATCATTCCCGGCGTATCCCGCAGCGGGGCCAGCATCGTCGGCGGCCTGCTCACGGGCCTGAACCGCGTAACAGCCACGGCCTTCTCGTTCTTCCTGGGCATCCCGATCCTGGGCGGCGCGGGCCTGTACAGCCTGTACAAGGCCCGGCACGCGCTGGGCAGCATTCCCGGCGGGAGCGTCACGCTGGTCATCGGGACGGGCGTGGCCTTCGTGACGGCGCTACTGTCGGTGACGTGGCTGCTGCGCTACGTGTCCACGCATGACTTCCGGGGCTTTGCGGTCTACCGGGTGATCATGGGTGTGGTCATCCTGGCCCTGCTCGCGGCCGGCGCGCTGAAGTGA
- a CDS encoding ATP-binding protein produces the protein MSLHARLAGLIALTVAVALVAQGLFGYLEFRQTALRDVNTDLDTYLASFVRDQAEGESLRAVASESGIRARLLKNGKPMQEFGGAFPNTSDADGDTSWIIRRTPLPALGPGTELEATLPLHAYHLGVNAYLRTVLYSVTVMSVLGAAVAALLSRGALKPLDHMLDITEQVTASGDLSARVPLPQGGGEVARLARTFNAMLERLQAFRQRETEFTRHAAHELRTPLTALRVQLDAHRHGWVSDDEILQTADEQVTRLTHLTTALLTLARENRAELVPFDIGACTQSLARRHGAAYDGPAHVQLRGNEALLTQALENLLLNAARHAPGASIRLQVQTRANRVYVSVEDEGPGVPGAALAHLGKEFYRAPGSVTDGSGLGLAVVARICQVHGGVLQVQPVTPHGLRITLNLSGDAGLSGWLTDVPALARRP, from the coding sequence ATGAGCCTGCACGCCCGCCTGGCGGGCCTGATCGCGCTGACGGTGGCGGTCGCGCTGGTCGCGCAGGGCCTGTTCGGCTACCTGGAGTTCCGACAGACGGCCCTGCGTGACGTGAACACGGATCTGGATACCTACCTCGCGTCGTTCGTGCGTGATCAGGCGGAAGGCGAGTCGCTGCGCGCCGTGGCGAGCGAGTCCGGCATCCGTGCCCGGCTGCTCAAGAACGGGAAACCCATGCAGGAATTCGGTGGGGCCTTTCCAAACACTTCAGACGCGGATGGCGACACCAGCTGGATCATCCGGCGGACGCCACTCCCGGCGCTGGGGCCGGGGACCGAGCTCGAGGCCACGCTCCCGCTGCACGCCTACCATCTGGGCGTCAATGCCTACCTGCGCACGGTGCTGTACTCCGTGACGGTGATGTCGGTTCTGGGCGCTGCCGTGGCGGCGCTGCTCAGCCGCGGCGCGCTGAAACCGCTCGATCACATGCTCGACATCACCGAGCAGGTCACGGCCTCCGGCGACCTGAGCGCCCGGGTGCCACTGCCGCAGGGCGGCGGGGAGGTCGCCCGGCTGGCCCGTACCTTCAACGCCATGCTGGAGCGCCTGCAGGCCTTCCGCCAACGCGAGACCGAGTTCACCCGACACGCGGCGCACGAGCTGCGCACCCCATTGACGGCACTGCGCGTACAACTGGATGCGCATCGCCACGGTTGGGTGAGCGACGATGAGATCCTGCAGACTGCTGATGAGCAGGTGACCCGCCTGACCCACCTGACCACAGCGCTGTTGACCCTCGCCCGTGAGAACCGGGCCGAACTGGTGCCCTTCGACATCGGCGCGTGTACTCAGTCGCTGGCCCGCAGACACGGCGCGGCCTATGATGGCCCGGCGCACGTCCAGTTGCGGGGCAACGAGGCCCTGCTCACGCAGGCGTTGGAGAACCTGCTGCTCAACGCGGCCCGGCACGCACCGGGCGCCAGCATCCGGCTTCAGGTGCAGACACGGGCAAACCGAGTCTACGTCAGCGTGGAAGACGAAGGGCCCGGCGTTCCGGGCGCGGCCCTGGCGCACTTGGGCAAGGAGTTCTATCGCGCGCCGGGGAGCGTCACTGACGGTAGTGGCCTGGGCTTGGCCGTCGTCGCGCGGATCTGCCAAGTGCACGGCGGCGTACTCCAGGTTCAGCCGGTCACGCCACACGGCCTCAGGATCACACTGAATCTCAGTGGCGACGCGGGCTTGTCCGGCTGGTTGACGGACGTGCCTGCACTGGCCCGCAGACCATGA
- a CDS encoding response regulator transcription factor has translation MRILLVEDEEAIAMPLRRALESQGHEVRHAGTLEAGRASFVDTEPDLALLDVRLPDDASGGFTLAREVRAAGYRGPLLFLTARDTSGDRVEGLDLGGDDYLVKPFDLPELLARVRALLRRASDLRSDRVTVGALELDFSRQTVCWAGQPVSLSGREYALLERLARSPGRLYPSTELFDLVWDGQASDPGAVKVCVHHLRSKLGPEVIRTDARGYCLGTGALT, from the coding sequence ATGCGGATATTGCTGGTCGAGGATGAGGAGGCTATCGCGATGCCGCTGCGCCGAGCGCTGGAAAGTCAGGGACATGAAGTGCGGCACGCAGGAACCCTGGAGGCGGGCAGGGCCTCGTTCGTGGATACGGAGCCTGACCTCGCCCTGCTGGATGTCCGCCTTCCGGATGACGCCTCCGGCGGTTTCACGCTGGCGCGGGAGGTGCGTGCTGCCGGCTATCGGGGGCCGCTGCTCTTCCTGACCGCGCGGGACACCAGCGGGGACCGGGTGGAAGGCCTGGATCTGGGGGGTGACGACTACCTCGTCAAGCCTTTCGATCTGCCGGAACTGCTTGCCCGTGTTCGCGCCCTGCTGCGACGGGCCAGCGACCTGCGCAGTGACCGCGTCACGGTGGGTGCACTCGAGCTGGATTTTTCCCGGCAGACGGTGTGTTGGGCGGGCCAGCCCGTATCGTTGAGCGGGAGGGAGTACGCGCTGCTCGAACGACTGGCGCGCTCACCAGGCCGCTTGTACCCCTCGACGGAGCTGTTCGATCTGGTGTGGGATGGGCAAGCCTCGGATCCCGGTGCCGTGAAGGTGTGCGTGCACCACCTCCGGAGCAAACTCGGGCCCGAGGTGATCCGCACCGACGCGCGCGGGTACTGTCTGGGGACTGGCGCACTCACATGA
- a CDS encoding sulfocyanin-like copper-binding protein codes for MNFIPILLTAVLLGTAHAASPVQTKGSAVTIDLIAGQGSTNGGLNFNGGARGDRTFTVPLGATVTVKFKNMGIMPHSFVIRQGGAAPTDADASDAVFTSGYAPAKVEAGIRPGATTQVVFKASKAGSYYFVCGVPGHAMGGQYIRLVVSKAATVASFK; via the coding sequence ATGAACTTCATTCCCATCCTGTTGACTGCCGTCCTGCTGGGCACCGCCCACGCCGCCTCCCCCGTGCAGACCAAGGGCTCGGCCGTGACCATCGACCTGATCGCCGGGCAGGGGAGTACCAACGGCGGTCTGAATTTCAACGGCGGTGCCAGGGGTGATCGCACCTTCACCGTGCCGCTCGGAGCGACCGTCACCGTCAAATTCAAGAACATGGGCATCATGCCGCACAGTTTCGTGATCCGGCAGGGCGGCGCCGCCCCGACCGATGCGGACGCCAGCGACGCGGTCTTCACGTCCGGCTACGCGCCCGCCAAGGTCGAGGCCGGCATCAGACCAGGAGCCACCACCCAGGTGGTCTTCAAGGCCAGCAAGGCCGGATCGTACTACTTCGTGTGCGGCGTCCCCGGGCACGCCATGGGTGGGCAGTACATCCGCCTCGTGGTGTCGAAGGCCGCCACGGTCGCCTCGTTCAAGTGA
- a CDS encoding PIG-L deacetylase family protein yields the protein MKRPKVRPLVLPLTLLALLILAAWINSPQVAQLYDAGADRVAALPPAPAFTRGQRVLMLSPHPDDETLCCAGMIQQARAAGADVTIVWATAGDGFEFDAMVTRRVLDPSAQDMRALGNARVLEARRAAALLGVDAAHTVMLGYPDGGLHSLYTTNYARAYTVPTTAAAAVYITGALTPGAPYTGQALEADLGRVLDRVQPDLVLVPSPQDFHPDHHTLSSIAQRLLAHRQQTAHLRFWMVHGGLEWPLPKGLHPQLSLTVPPLAPLTPWQRVDLADAQAATKLAAVDAYGTQTRILGRFMRAFVRRNELLSAP from the coding sequence ATGAAGCGCCCGAAGGTTCGCCCACTCGTGCTTCCCCTGACGCTGCTGGCCCTGCTGATCCTGGCTGCGTGGATCAACTCCCCGCAGGTGGCGCAGCTGTACGACGCCGGGGCCGACCGGGTGGCGGCGCTCCCACCCGCGCCGGCCTTCACCCGTGGCCAGCGCGTGCTGATGCTCTCCCCCCACCCGGATGATGAGACGCTGTGCTGCGCCGGGATGATCCAGCAGGCCCGCGCGGCCGGCGCGGACGTCACCATCGTGTGGGCGACCGCCGGGGACGGCTTCGAGTTCGATGCCATGGTGACGCGCCGGGTGCTCGATCCCAGCGCCCAGGACATGCGGGCGCTCGGCAACGCGCGCGTCCTGGAGGCCCGCCGCGCCGCCGCGCTGCTGGGCGTCGACGCGGCCCACACGGTCATGCTCGGTTACCCGGATGGCGGTCTCCACAGTCTTTACACCACCAACTACGCGCGGGCGTACACCGTCCCGACCACGGCGGCAGCGGCCGTGTATATCACGGGGGCCCTGACGCCCGGAGCCCCGTACACCGGTCAGGCGCTGGAGGCCGACCTGGGGCGCGTGCTTGACCGCGTTCAGCCGGATCTGGTGCTCGTGCCCTCCCCGCAGGACTTCCACCCGGATCACCACACCCTCTCGTCCATCGCGCAGCGCCTGCTCGCCCACCGGCAGCAGACGGCCCACCTGCGCTTCTGGATGGTTCACGGCGGCCTGGAATGGCCGCTACCCAAGGGCCTGCACCCGCAGTTGTCCCTGACGGTGCCGCCCCTGGCCCCCCTCACGCCCTGGCAGCGGGTCGACCTGGCCGACGCCCAGGCGGCGACCAAACTTGCGGCCGTGGACGCCTACGGCACGCAGACCCGCATCCTCGGCCGGTTCATGCGGGCGTTCGTGCGCCGCAACGAGTTGCTCAGTGCGCCCTGA
- a CDS encoding histidine kinase dimerization/phospho-acceptor domain-containing protein codes for MIQHLSLRVKLTLGYALVFAVTIMLGGGGVYFAAERALGASLDATLQETASVARASIERVGGEATFTPDLKPSADLSIELLRPDGQVITRAGNGSEGAQARFPVTSGLTTEDARRVLTLPADGLVLRVSRSTEALSGFLETLAKLLLIGSVFMIAAACAAGYWLADRALRPVDAVARTADAIARRGDYAERVLQAPGNDEMARLTRTVNSMLDGLAGTIEREKAFARTAAHELRTPLTVLRGRLDLTLRKPRDAAEYERALHGMRGRVEELQTITEGLLALARTEAPAALAPVDLAAVAVGVTQALEDTALNYGKRFILQVEPARVNAEHDGVARALSNLLENALKYGEGEAVVLRAAGHELMVESAGSGPLREDWLRLLQPFERGLDVQAVAGSGLGLALVDALARRWQAQLIPQWTATTFQVHLRFPAP; via the coding sequence GTGATCCAGCACCTGAGCCTGCGGGTGAAACTGACCCTCGGGTACGCGCTGGTGTTCGCCGTGACCATCATGCTCGGTGGCGGTGGCGTGTACTTCGCGGCGGAGCGGGCCCTGGGTGCCTCCCTGGACGCCACGTTGCAGGAGACGGCCAGCGTGGCGCGCGCCAGCATTGAGCGGGTCGGTGGTGAGGCGACCTTCACGCCGGATCTCAAGCCCAGCGCCGACCTGAGCATCGAACTGCTGCGGCCGGACGGGCAGGTGATTACGCGGGCTGGGAACGGCTCGGAAGGAGCGCAGGCGCGCTTTCCCGTCACATCCGGCCTGACCACCGAAGATGCCCGCCGGGTGCTGACCCTGCCCGCCGACGGCCTGGTGCTGCGGGTCTCGCGCTCCACCGAGGCCCTCTCGGGTTTCCTGGAGACGCTGGCAAAACTGCTGCTGATCGGTAGCGTGTTCATGATCGCCGCCGCGTGCGCCGCCGGGTACTGGCTCGCCGACCGCGCCCTGCGCCCAGTGGACGCCGTGGCCCGAACCGCCGACGCGATCGCCCGGCGGGGTGACTACGCGGAGCGCGTGCTGCAGGCACCGGGCAACGATGAGATGGCCCGCCTGACGAGAACCGTGAACTCCATGCTTGACGGGCTCGCGGGCACCATCGAGCGGGAGAAGGCCTTCGCGCGCACCGCTGCACATGAGCTGCGCACGCCCCTGACCGTGCTGCGCGGCCGGCTCGACCTGACCCTGCGCAAGCCCCGTGACGCGGCCGAGTACGAGCGCGCCCTGCACGGCATGCGCGGACGGGTCGAGGAACTGCAGACCATCACCGAGGGCCTGCTGGCCCTGGCCCGCACGGAGGCCCCGGCCGCCCTGGCGCCAGTCGACCTGGCCGCGGTGGCCGTCGGTGTCACCCAGGCGCTGGAGGACACGGCCCTCAATTACGGCAAGCGCTTCATCCTGCAGGTCGAACCCGCCCGCGTGAACGCGGAGCACGATGGGGTGGCGCGGGCGCTGAGCAACCTGCTGGAAAACGCCCTCAAATACGGAGAGGGGGAGGCGGTCGTCCTGCGGGCAGCCGGACATGAGTTGATGGTGGAGAGCGCTGGTTCCGGCCCGCTGCGGGAGGACTGGCTGCGGCTGCTGCAACCCTTCGAGCGTGGACTGGACGTGCAGGCCGTCGCAGGCAGCGGTCTGGGCCTGGCGCTCGTCGACGCCCTCGCCCGGCGCTGGCAGGCCCAGCTTATCCCGCAGTGGACGGCCACCACCTTCCAGGTTCACCTCAGGTTCCCCGCCCCATGA
- a CDS encoding response regulator transcription factor: MRLLVVEDDPHIAELLRDGLGEDGYEVDVAPSATVGAELAQLFPYSLLILDVMLPEGIDAGYVLGRQLRVGGLVTPILYLTARGTVADRVQGLDAGGDDYLLKPFDFTELSARVRALLRRASGNAQNTLALPGGWVMDLAGRELYRAGLRADLARREFGLLELLALHPGRVFTRDEIINRLWGGEAGVEPKLIDVYVSIIRRKTDDALIVTLRGTGYRLGGVE, from the coding sequence ATGCGCCTGCTGGTCGTCGAGGATGACCCGCACATCGCCGAACTGCTCCGTGATGGCCTGGGCGAGGACGGCTATGAGGTCGACGTGGCCCCCAGCGCCACGGTGGGGGCCGAGCTCGCACAGCTCTTCCCGTACAGCCTGCTGATCCTGGACGTGATGCTGCCCGAGGGCATCGACGCCGGCTATGTGCTGGGCCGACAGCTGCGCGTGGGCGGCCTCGTCACGCCGATCCTGTACCTCACGGCGCGTGGCACGGTCGCCGACCGCGTCCAGGGGCTCGACGCTGGTGGAGACGACTACCTGCTCAAGCCCTTTGACTTCACGGAACTCAGTGCCCGGGTGCGGGCCCTGCTGCGCCGCGCGAGCGGCAACGCCCAGAACACCCTCGCCCTCCCTGGCGGCTGGGTCATGGATCTCGCGGGCCGGGAACTCTACCGTGCGGGCCTCCGCGCCGACCTGGCCCGCCGGGAGTTCGGGCTGCTGGAACTGCTCGCCTTGCATCCCGGGCGGGTGTTCACCCGGGACGAGATCATCAACCGGCTGTGGGGCGGCGAGGCGGGCGTGGAACCCAAACTGATCGACGTGTACGTCAGCATCATCCGCCGCAAGACCGACGACGCGTTGATCGTCACGCTGCGCGGCACCGGGTACCGGCTGGGCGGTGTGGAGTGA
- a CDS encoding phosphatase PAP2 family protein, translating to MMTAPIQTPSTATRPLWIWPAAGAAAPAAGVLILGQEVLERQPVTLDISAMTWLHAHTGAGLQIFGQIMNVVGGPWVTTPLFLLLPLVLWFLGERSFAVFAGVGLWLAEAAQWLLKVAYGRPRPDLWPSDVHVSGLSFPSGHATAASALATVLVVLAWRSRWRWVVLGTGVVYAALMGFTRVVLGVHYPTDVLAGALTGLMCVMATLAVLPFLRRA from the coding sequence ATGATGACCGCCCCCATTCAGACGCCCTCCACAGCAACGCGCCCACTGTGGATCTGGCCCGCCGCCGGAGCGGCTGCACCCGCTGCCGGCGTGCTGATCCTGGGACAGGAAGTTCTGGAACGCCAGCCGGTCACGCTGGATATCAGCGCCATGACGTGGCTGCACGCGCACACTGGGGCAGGCCTGCAGATCTTCGGGCAGATCATGAATGTCGTGGGCGGCCCGTGGGTCACCACGCCACTGTTCCTGCTGCTGCCGCTGGTTCTGTGGTTCCTGGGGGAGCGCTCCTTCGCAGTCTTCGCGGGTGTGGGCCTGTGGCTGGCCGAGGCGGCGCAGTGGCTGCTCAAGGTGGCGTACGGTCGGCCGCGTCCAGACCTGTGGCCAAGTGACGTGCACGTCTCGGGCCTGTCCTTCCCCAGTGGGCACGCGACCGCCGCGTCGGCCCTGGCCACCGTGCTGGTCGTCCTGGCCTGGCGGAGCCGCTGGCGGTGGGTGGTGCTGGGCACAGGCGTCGTCTACGCTGCGCTGATGGGCTTCACGCGCGTGGTGCTGGGCGTGCACTACCCCACGGACGTGCTCGCCGGGGCGTTGACGGGGCTGATGTGCGTGATGGCCACGCTCGCGGTCCTGCCGTTCCTGAGGCGCGCCTGA